The DNA sequence CTTGACTCTCTTTAGTTGGTACAAGGCCAGAAGAAATACGATTATGGCGAAGACAAATAGGGCAACGGCCATTTGCGGTCTTCCAAAGAAATCAAACTCCCCAACAGGCAAAAAACGATCTAACAGGTACATCAAAAAACCAAAGATGACCATTACCAAAGGGGGAATAACCTTAATCTTCATGTTTACGAAAATACTACTTTTGAAATCCTTTTATCGATTGACCATGAAGCTTGTTTTTGCCACGCACAACCAAAACAAATTCAAAGAGGTAGCGGTGCTCATGCCCAAAAACATCGAATTGCTCTCGTTGAATTCGATAGGATGCCGTACCGAAATACCCGAAACGGGCGCTACCCTGCAAGAAAATGCCCGAATCAAGGCCGATTTTGTGACCCAAAAGTACCAGCTGAACTGTTTTGCCGACGACACGGGACTCTTAGTTGAAGGGTTGGATGGAAGACCCGGGGTATATTCGGCCCGCTATGCGGGCGAGCATAAAAGTGCTATTGACAACATGCAAAAAGTGCTTACCGAATTGCAGGGTGCCGAAAATCGAAAGGCCTATTTCGAAACCGTCATCGCGCTCAACATCAATGGCGAACAATTCATGTTTTCTGGAAGAGTGGACGGGAAAATCATTGAAAACCCAAGAGGCGAAAAAGGTTTTGGCTACGACCCGATTTTTATTCCCGAAGGTTACGACAAGACCTTTGCCGAACTATCCTTAGAAACCAAAAACAAAATCAGCCATCGCGGTCAAGCCATTCAGCACCTGATTCAGTTTTTAAAGAAAAATAGTTGACAATCAGTAAATAGCATTACCTTTGCCGCTTTATTAACGCCGCCGGTCCCGATAGCTGTCGGGAGAGAAGTGTTGCGATGGGCATAAATAGAACAAGGGAATCGCTCGATGCAACACACATTTTTGCGATAACATATTTCTATTTATGACACCATTTGAAACGTTGGGGTTAGACAAACCCTTATTAGATGCCATTTCCGACCTCGGATTTGAATCTCCCTCAGAAGTACAAGAAAAGGCCATTCCCATATTGCTTTCCGATGAAACCGATTTGGTTGCCCTGGCACAGACGGGAACGGGAAAAACAGCTGCTTTTGGTTTTCCTTTAATACAGAAGATTCAAAGCGAAAGCCGCACCACACAAGGCCTGATATTGTCACCTACCCGTGAACTCTGCCTGCAGATCACCAATGAGATGCAACATTACGCAAAATATGTCAAGGGCTTGAACACTGTCGCCATCTATGGCGGTGCCAGTATTACCGAGCAGGCCAGACAGATCAAAAGAGGGGCGCAAATAGTGGTAGCGACCCCAGGCCGTATGAAAGACATGATCCAACGGGGCATCGTTGACATCTCAAAAATCGATTATTGCATTCTTGATGAAGCCGATGAGATGTTGAACATGGGCTTTTATGAAGATATCAAGGACATTCTTTCGAATACGCCCAACGAGAAATCGACTTGGTTGTTCTCGGCCACCATGCCCAAAGAAGTGGCGACCATAGCCAAAAAATTCATGCACAAGCCAAAAGAAATCACCGTTGGTGAGAAAAATGTGGGTGCGGTCACCGTACAACATGAATTTTATCTCGTAGGTGGGCGTGACCGCTATGCTGCCCTTAAGCGATTGGCAGATGCCAATCCCGGAATTTTTTCCGTGGTCTTCTGCCGTACCAAGCGTGATACACAAAAGGTAGCCGAAAAGCTCATTGAAGATGGCTATAATGCCGGCGCCCTGCACGGTGACCTCAGCCAGAACCAACGTGATTTGGTGATGAACGCCTTTCGAAAAAAGCAAATCCAAATGTTGGTGGCCACCGATGTGGCAGCGAGGGGTATCGATGTCGACGATATCACCCACGTGATCAATTATCAACTTCCTGATGAAATCGAGACCTACACCCATCGCAGCGGAAGAACGGGCAGAGCTGGCAAATCTGGTATTTCAATGGTCATTGTTACGAGAAGCGAGCTTAGAAAAATAAAGGCCATCGAAAAGAAAATCAAACAAGATTTTGTCGAAAGAAAGATTCCCACGGGTATCGAGATCTGTGAAATACAATTGTACCATCTGGCCAATAACATCAAGAATACCACCATCAATTCTGAAATCGAGGGATATCTCCCGGCCATCAACGATGTACTTCAAGGCATCGACCGTGATGAGTTGATCAAAAAGGTGGTTTCTGTCGAATTCAGCCGTTTCTACAATTATTATAGCAAGACCCGTGATTTGAATACCGGCGTTGGTGGCTCTGAAAATGGAAGAGGTGATGGGAAGTCCTCAGATGGTTCTGTTCGCTACTTCATCAATGTGGGTGAACGTGACGGCTATGATTGGATGTCATTAAAAGATTTTCTAAGGGATAACCTTGGCCTCGACAAAGACGACATTTATAGGGTCGATACAAAAGATAGCTTTTCATTCTTCAATACCGATGCCCGTCTGACACCTTTGGTACTGGAAACCTTTAAAGATTTCAAGGTCAAAGGGCGATATATCAATGTAGAGGTCTCAAAGAACCCTGGAAGGGGCTCTGGCCGCAAAAAAGACAAAAATAGGGGCCGAAGAAAAGACAAGAGGTCATCATTCAAAGAAGGTAAAGGCAAGTCAAGAAACCGCAAAAACAAGAGAAAACAGGGCTTCTTTTAGTTAAGGGTATATTAATTTCGAGGCCCTATCTTCTTTGTTTAGTATTTTTATGACGAAAATTGCTGCATGAAAAAACTTTTCCCTTTGGTTTTCTTACTGGTTTGTTTTCAAGGATTTTCCCAGGAAGAAGATACCCTCCCTTCCCAAGAATTGACTGCCACTGTGGTCAATGCACAGACCGATTTACCTTTAGAGAGTGTGCATATCATCAACTTGAACAAGGTCATCGGCACCATCACGAATCCAGAAGGAAAGTTTACCATTACGGCCTCCGTCAATGACACTCTGTATCTCACCTATTTAGGGTTCAAATCCCAAAAGGTAAGGGTCACCAATGACATGTTTCGGTTCGGGGACACGAAGGTCGCGTTGACCGAATTGGCATATGCACTTGAAGAAGTGATTGTAAGGCCCTATCAGCTTACCGGTTACCTTGAAATCGATGTAAAGAACCTGCCCATCAACAATTCATATCAATACAGTATCTCTGGGCTCAATAGAAGCTATGAGGCCGGCAATAAGAGTCCGAGTGCAGTGACCAAGGTACTAGGGGCCATATTGAATCCTGCAGATTTATTGCGCAATCTCTTCGGCAAAAAACCACAGCAGATGCGTAAACTTCGAAAAATGAAAGATGATGATGAGATACGCAATCTATTGGCCTCAAAATTTGACCGTGAGACACTTACCCAGCTTTTGCAACTTGAAAAAGTTGACATTGAAGATATCTTGAACAATTGCAACTATTCGAGATCGTTCATCATGACCGCCAATGATCTTCAAATTTTGGATGCCATCAGCAGTTGCTATGAAGAGTACAAAGTACTTAACAGAAAATGACCTTCGTCTCAAATAAATTTTATAATTACGTTCGCATTTTTTAGCTTTAGGCAAAATCCCTGAAGATGAAAAAACTACTTATCGCCATGTCGATATTGACCTTTCTTTTTGGCTGCAAAAAAAAACCAGCGCCGCCTGAAAAACCTACAAACGATGCCGCTGCAGCCGAAATCGAAACCAAAAAGAAAGCTCCTTTTGTTTGGGAAGGAGCCAACATATATTTTCTACTTACGGACAGGTTCAACAACGGAAATCCAGAAAATGACGTGAACTTCGAAAGAACTGACAGCACGGCGGTGCTAAGGGGGTTCATGGGCGGTGATATAGCCGGAATCACCCAAAAAATAAAGGACGGATACTTCACTGATTTGGGCATCAATGCCATTTGGTTCACGCCTGTTATAGAGCAAATACATGGGGCGACCGATGAAGGCACCGGCAATACCTATGGCTATCATGGGTATTGGGCAAAGGATTGGACGACCTTAGACCCCAACTTCGGTAACAAAAAAGATTTGGGAGAATTGGTAAAATTGGCCCATTTAAAAGGCATACGTGTACTCTTGGATGTGGTTTTGAACCATACCGGACCCGTTACTGACAAAGACCCCGTTTGGCCTTCTGAGTGGGTACGTACCGAACCTACCTGTACCTTTGACACTTACGAAAATACCACTGCCTGTACACTGGTCAAGAATCTACCCGATGTACTGACCGAGTCAGATGAGCCGGTCGAATTGCCCGATGCCCTTTTGGCCAAATGGAAAGAAGAGGGCCGCTTGAGCCAAGAACTGGATGAACTTCAGTTGTTTTTTGAACGAACCGGTTACCCGAGGGCACCACGCTTTTATATCATTAAATGGCTTACCGATTACATACATGAATTTGGGGTGGATGGATTTCGAGTGGATACCGTAAAGCATGTCAACGAAAATGCTTGGGCCGAACTCAAAAAAGAAGCAGATTACGCCTTCGGTACCTGGAAAAAGAAACATCCCGACCAAGTCTTGGACAACAATGAATTTTATATGGTCGGCGAAGTCTATAATTACGGTATCTCAGGTGGAAGGTTGTTTGATTTTGGTGACAAAAAGGTCGATTATTTTGACCACGGATTCAAAAGCCTCATCAACTTTGAGTTGAAAAATGATGCCAAAAACAGTTATGAGAAGGTCTTTAGAAAGTACAACTCTTTATTGCATACCAAATTAAAGGGCAAGAGTGTGCTCAACTACCTTACTTCACATGACGATGGCAGCCCATTTGACCAAGAGCGCACCAAACCATATAAATCTGCCAATGTACTGCTCTTAACACCAGGGGCTTCACAGGTATATTATGGCGATGAAACGGCCAGACCATTGATCATTGAAGGTACAGAAGGTGATGCCACCCTACGCTCTTTTATGAATTGGAAAGATTTGGACACCATACCCAAAATTCAAAAAATTCATGAGCACTGGCAAAAATTGGGGCAGTTTAGAAGAGATCACCCAGCCGTGGGCGCTGGAAAACACAAACGATTGGCCTCAAAACCCTATGTATTTTCTAGAACGTATGTCGACGGTGAATACAAAGACAAAGTGGTCATTGGTCTTGATTTGCCCAAAGGGAAAAAATCACTTCGGGTCAAAGGCTTCTTTGGCAATGGCACCAAGCTTCTTGATACCTATTCAAATACCGAGGTCGTTGTCAAGAATGGTAGGGTTACCCTTGAAAACGATTTTGAAATGGCTCTCTTAGAATTGGTAGAGTAGCCCATCTTTGTTCAGGCAGGGGCATGCAAGGCTTATGGCACAGTAGAGAAACGCTTATTTTCTCGAATGCAGGGCGATTCGATTGCCCTCTGAATCATGAAAAAGTCCCATATACCCTACTTCGGCACTGATCTGGGTCTTGGGTTTTAGAATACGGCCACCCGCTGCTTCTACCCTATTGAGTTCGTTTTGTACATCATCGCTCGAAAAATAGATGAGCACCCCTTCCTTTCGGTTGGGTATGTACCACTCAGGTTGCAAAATAAGTGAGCCTGAACAACCATGTAGCCCTTCATCCCATGGGAACCAGCCCATCAACGTACCGCCAAAGTCTTGCACTTGAATTTCAATCTGAAATACTTCTTCGTAAAATTTTTTGGCACGATCCATGTCCACCACGGGAATTTCGAACCAGCCTACCATATTTTGTTTCATATTAAATCACACTATCATTCTGGGCCATAATCGTTATGCGGTTATTCTTCCAATTTTGCTTTTAGGCTTTCCAATCCCTCCTCAAAATCTTTTCCTACCATTTTGTCCATGCTCATGAACAACATCATGATGCTCATCGGAAACTTGTTTTTGCCAGAAAAACCCCAAGTGACCTTAGTGCCCCCACTACCAGAGTCTTCGGTGGTCATATAGGCATCTGAAGTCGATTTAAAAGGTTTTAAAAAGCGTAGTTCAGATTCAACGCGCTCACCATCGACAATCTTGGTGATCTCTTGTTCGCCCTCTCCGACTTCTTTGTTACCGTTCCAATAACTCATGGCTCCTACTTCACCATCAGTACCTCTAAACTCTTTGTGCATGTCTGGGTCTTTTTTGCTCCATGGTGACCACTCATCTTGCTTTTTGAGCGACCGTAAATAGGCAAAAACTTCATCTTTGGGTTTTGCAACTACTATCGATCGTGAAACATCGTACGTCTTCGGAGCGATCAAGGCCAATACTAACACCAGCAAAACAATGCCCCCTAAAATGTAAAGTAATATTGTCATCTACTCTTTGAATTGGTTACACCTACAATGTACAAAAAAGTCAGCTTGAACGGTATCTGCCGATGATCGCTTCCACATTTTTGATAGATTTTTTCACCCAATCAAATCTCTTGGCCATCATTTCATCATCGGTCAGTTGCCATTCTATGCTGCTCTTACGTAGTCTTTGTGTCAATTCTTGAATGATTATGGCAGCCGACACAGAAATGTTGAGGCTTTCAGAAAAGCCCACCATAGGTATTTTTAAAAAACCATCGGCTTGTTGCATAACAGCTTCACTGAGTCCTTCTTTTTCAGTTCCGAAAAAAAGGGCCGTTTTTGCCTTTAATTGAAACCCTTGTAATAAACCGGAATCATCATGGGGGGTAGTGGCAATTATCTGATATCCCTTGTTCTTCAATACATTCATGCATTCTTGGCTTGATCGGTAACGGCTGACATCTACCCATTGTTCGGCCCCCATTGCAATATTCTTGTCCAAACGCTGCCCGAAACGGTCTTCGACCACATGTAGTTCTTGTATGCCGAAAGCATCACAGCTCCGCAGCACTGCACTGGTATTGTGCAATTGAAACACATCTTCGATGGCTACGGTCAAAAATTTTGTTCGATGGGCCAAAACATCTGAAAAGCGTTCTTTTCGCTCTTCAGATACAAATCCTTCCAAATAGGCCAACAAATCACGATCGATCATAAATGCCAAGATAAAAAATATGGTGCTACCATGAATTTAATGGGCAATAGAGGTTGCTTTCATATAGACTTAAGACAATCTTATATAGAATATAAGACCTTTTATCGCATACAATACGGGGCTTTTGGCAACCATTCTGTCTTTTTGTCTTCTATCACCCAAAAAACAGCGCCATCGTTTTCCACAATAAAACCTTAAAAAGGCTATTTTTGGTTTTGTGGAACGAAAAAGAATAGTGGTATTGACAGGAGCGGGCATGAGTGCCGAGAGCGGACTCAAAACCTTTCGTGATGCCAATGGTCTTTGGGAAGGACATGATGTAATGCAAGTGGCCTCACCACAAGGTTTTGCGAGCAATCCTGAGTTAGTGCTCGAATTCTATAACCAACGTAGAAGACAACTTTTAGAGGTAGAGCCCAATGAAGGGCACAAAGCTTTGGCTGTGCTTGAAGAAAAATTTGAGGTGAACATCATTACCCAAAATATCGATAACCTTCATGAACAGGCTGGAAGTAAAAATGTATTGCACCTTCATGGCGAATTGTTCAAGGTTCGCAGTACGGTCAATGAAAATCTGGTGCTCGATTGGAAAAAAGACCTAAACTGGGGCGATTTTGATGAAGATGGCCACCAACTACGGCCACATATTGTGTGGTTCGGTGAAATGGTGCCCATGTTGGGGCCGGCCATCGAAATCACCCAAACTGCCGATATTTTGATGATTATCGGTACGTCAATGCAAGTATATCCAGCAGCCGGTTTGGTCAATTATGCACCCTATGGTACGCCCATATATTTCATAGACCCCAGACCCAATGTTCACCATTCTGATTTTGACAACTTGACCATAATTGAAAAAACAGCGGTAGAAGGTGTACCGCGATTGGTTACTGAGTTATTCCATACCGCAATCTAGCTTCTTGGGCCCAAGCCGATATCGTCTCACGTTGTTCTTGGGTCAAACGGGCTTCTTGATGTGTCCAAGTATATTCTTTGAGGGGCATTTTTTCCTCTTTTACCTCCTCAATGATCTCTTCCAACTTGTGGTCTTTTTTTTCGGCATCATAGTTTTCCCAATTTGAAAAATCCAAATGCCCCTTACCGTGTTCGATATGGTCGGCCAACCAATATGATACAGG is a window from the Muricauda sp. SCSIO 65647 genome containing:
- a CDS encoding non-canonical purine NTP diphosphatase — encoded protein: MKLVFATHNQNKFKEVAVLMPKNIELLSLNSIGCRTEIPETGATLQENARIKADFVTQKYQLNCFADDTGLLVEGLDGRPGVYSARYAGEHKSAIDNMQKVLTELQGAENRKAYFETVIALNINGEQFMFSGRVDGKIIENPRGEKGFGYDPIFIPEGYDKTFAELSLETKNKISHRGQAIQHLIQFLKKNS
- a CDS encoding DEAD/DEAH box helicase, whose product is MTPFETLGLDKPLLDAISDLGFESPSEVQEKAIPILLSDETDLVALAQTGTGKTAAFGFPLIQKIQSESRTTQGLILSPTRELCLQITNEMQHYAKYVKGLNTVAIYGGASITEQARQIKRGAQIVVATPGRMKDMIQRGIVDISKIDYCILDEADEMLNMGFYEDIKDILSNTPNEKSTWLFSATMPKEVATIAKKFMHKPKEITVGEKNVGAVTVQHEFYLVGGRDRYAALKRLADANPGIFSVVFCRTKRDTQKVAEKLIEDGYNAGALHGDLSQNQRDLVMNAFRKKQIQMLVATDVAARGIDVDDITHVINYQLPDEIETYTHRSGRTGRAGKSGISMVIVTRSELRKIKAIEKKIKQDFVERKIPTGIEICEIQLYHLANNIKNTTINSEIEGYLPAINDVLQGIDRDELIKKVVSVEFSRFYNYYSKTRDLNTGVGGSENGRGDGKSSDGSVRYFINVGERDGYDWMSLKDFLRDNLGLDKDDIYRVDTKDSFSFFNTDARLTPLVLETFKDFKVKGRYINVEVSKNPGRGSGRKKDKNRGRRKDKRSSFKEGKGKSRNRKNKRKQGFF
- a CDS encoding carboxypeptidase-like regulatory domain-containing protein, encoding MKKLFPLVFLLVCFQGFSQEEDTLPSQELTATVVNAQTDLPLESVHIINLNKVIGTITNPEGKFTITASVNDTLYLTYLGFKSQKVRVTNDMFRFGDTKVALTELAYALEEVIVRPYQLTGYLEIDVKNLPINNSYQYSISGLNRSYEAGNKSPSAVTKVLGAILNPADLLRNLFGKKPQQMRKLRKMKDDDEIRNLLASKFDRETLTQLLQLEKVDIEDILNNCNYSRSFIMTANDLQILDAISSCYEEYKVLNRK
- a CDS encoding alpha-amylase family glycosyl hydrolase, with amino-acid sequence MKKLLIAMSILTFLFGCKKKPAPPEKPTNDAAAAEIETKKKAPFVWEGANIYFLLTDRFNNGNPENDVNFERTDSTAVLRGFMGGDIAGITQKIKDGYFTDLGINAIWFTPVIEQIHGATDEGTGNTYGYHGYWAKDWTTLDPNFGNKKDLGELVKLAHLKGIRVLLDVVLNHTGPVTDKDPVWPSEWVRTEPTCTFDTYENTTACTLVKNLPDVLTESDEPVELPDALLAKWKEEGRLSQELDELQLFFERTGYPRAPRFYIIKWLTDYIHEFGVDGFRVDTVKHVNENAWAELKKEADYAFGTWKKKHPDQVLDNNEFYMVGEVYNYGISGGRLFDFGDKKVDYFDHGFKSLINFELKNDAKNSYEKVFRKYNSLLHTKLKGKSVLNYLTSHDDGSPFDQERTKPYKSANVLLLTPGASQVYYGDETARPLIIEGTEGDATLRSFMNWKDLDTIPKIQKIHEHWQKLGQFRRDHPAVGAGKHKRLASKPYVFSRTYVDGEYKDKVVIGLDLPKGKKSLRVKGFFGNGTKLLDTYSNTEVVVKNGRVTLENDFEMALLELVE
- a CDS encoding VOC family protein, translating into MKQNMVGWFEIPVVDMDRAKKFYEEVFQIEIQVQDFGGTLMGWFPWDEGLHGCSGSLILQPEWYIPNRKEGVLIYFSSDDVQNELNRVEAAGGRILKPKTQISAEVGYMGLFHDSEGNRIALHSRK
- a CDS encoding SRPBCC family protein, whose protein sequence is MTILLYILGGIVLLVLVLALIAPKTYDVSRSIVVAKPKDEVFAYLRSLKKQDEWSPWSKKDPDMHKEFRGTDGEVGAMSYWNGNKEVGEGEQEITKIVDGERVESELRFLKPFKSTSDAYMTTEDSGSGGTKVTWGFSGKNKFPMSIMMLFMSMDKMVGKDFEEGLESLKAKLEE
- a CDS encoding RNA methyltransferase, with the translated sequence MIDRDLLAYLEGFVSEERKERFSDVLAHRTKFLTVAIEDVFQLHNTSAVLRSCDAFGIQELHVVEDRFGQRLDKNIAMGAEQWVDVSRYRSSQECMNVLKNKGYQIIATTPHDDSGLLQGFQLKAKTALFFGTEKEGLSEAVMQQADGFLKIPMVGFSESLNISVSAAIIIQELTQRLRKSSIEWQLTDDEMMAKRFDWVKKSIKNVEAIIGRYRSS
- a CDS encoding SIR2 family NAD-dependent protein deacylase, translating into MSAESGLKTFRDANGLWEGHDVMQVASPQGFASNPELVLEFYNQRRRQLLEVEPNEGHKALAVLEEKFEVNIITQNIDNLHEQAGSKNVLHLHGELFKVRSTVNENLVLDWKKDLNWGDFDEDGHQLRPHIVWFGEMVPMLGPAIEITQTADILMIIGTSMQVYPAAGLVNYAPYGTPIYFIDPRPNVHHSDFDNLTIIEKTAVEGVPRLVTELFHTAI
- a CDS encoding heme-binding domain-containing protein, producing the protein MKIAKKIAVALLVVFVVMQFIRPDKNVTDDPDYVAVFESETNPSQEVKQLLETTCYDCHSDNTVYPWYNNIAPVSYWLADHIEHGKGHLDFSNWENYDAEKKDHKLEEIIEEVKEEKMPLKEYTWTHQEARLTQEQRETISAWAQEARLRYGITQ